In Candidatus Hydrogenedentota bacterium, a single window of DNA contains:
- the nikR gene encoding nickel-responsive transcriptional regulator NikR: protein MSELERLSFSIEKPLSTKLEKLVRAAKYTNRSEYIRDLIRSRLVEQEWETDKEALGTVTLLYDHHTRGLSDRLTRLQHDFHSHILATTHVHLDHDICAEVIMIRGKANLIRQLAAAMGREKGVLHASLSLSSTGKQLA from the coding sequence ATGTCCGAGCTTGAGCGATTGAGCTTCTCCATTGAGAAACCCTTGTCCACAAAGCTCGAAAAGCTGGTGCGGGCGGCGAAATACACGAATCGTTCTGAGTACATTCGGGATCTGATACGTTCGCGCCTGGTCGAGCAGGAATGGGAAACAGACAAGGAAGCCTTAGGGACGGTCACGCTATTATACGATCACCATACGCGCGGACTGAGCGACCGCCTCACCCGTCTCCAGCACGACTTCCACAGCCACATACTTGCCACGACGCACGTTCACCTCGATCATGATATTTGCGCGGAGGTCATCATGATTCGGGGAAAGGCAAATCTGATCCGGCAACTCGCGGCCGCAATGGGCCGGGAGAAGGGAGTCCTTCACGCGTCGCTCAGCCTCAGCAGTACGGGGAAACAACTCGCTTAG
- a CDS encoding SDR family NAD(P)-dependent oxidoreductase, producing the protein MRRLESWQGKVTVITGASSGIGRLLAIHAAKAGALVVLVARNEERLTAVSSEIQATGGKADVVICDVSDRDAVFRAAQAILERHGRVDVLLNNAGYGRHLRFAEWDLNDIERMVQVNLLGAIFWTKALLPHMLDRGSGWLVFVASVAGKLGVPDESVYCATKFAMIGMAESISIEVEDAGIHVLTVCPGAIDTEFFSEEMLRRMPPVAKKNMIRPERLVAEIMNALAKGKREITVPRSIAAGYIARTLFPRFTRAMVKRVALRPVE; encoded by the coding sequence ATGAGACGCCTCGAATCGTGGCAAGGTAAGGTTACAGTCATCACCGGCGCGTCCAGCGGAATCGGTCGACTTCTCGCCATCCACGCCGCCAAAGCGGGGGCGCTTGTCGTATTGGTGGCGCGCAATGAGGAGCGGCTGACTGCGGTTTCCAGCGAAATCCAAGCGACCGGAGGAAAGGCCGACGTGGTCATTTGCGACGTATCCGATCGCGATGCGGTCTTTCGGGCAGCGCAAGCCATTCTCGAACGACACGGCCGCGTTGATGTGCTGCTTAATAACGCCGGATATGGCCGCCATCTACGCTTTGCCGAATGGGACCTTAACGACATAGAGCGCATGGTCCAAGTGAATCTTCTGGGCGCCATCTTCTGGACCAAAGCGTTGCTTCCTCACATGCTTGATCGCGGTTCTGGGTGGCTGGTGTTTGTTGCCTCGGTCGCAGGCAAGCTTGGCGTGCCCGACGAAAGTGTCTATTGCGCGACCAAATTCGCGATGATCGGGATGGCCGAGTCGATATCGATCGAGGTTGAGGATGCAGGAATACACGTGCTGACGGTGTGTCCCGGCGCAATCGATACCGAGTTCTTCTCTGAAGAAATGCTCCGCCGAATGCCTCCTGTCGCGAAGAAGAACATGATCAGACCTGAGAGGCTGGTCGCTGAAATCATGAATGCGCTCGCAAAAGGCAAACGCGAAATCACCGTGCCACGCTCTATCGCCGCGGGCTATATCGCGCGCACGCTCTTCCCTCGATTCACGCGAGCAATGGTTAAGCGGGTGGCTCTCCGGCCGGTTGAATAA
- a CDS encoding heme-binding protein gives MRFRPIRIVAVVLVLLVLLLFGAWIGVGYASVAGIETPKYKVAEKRDGYEIRVYEPLIVAEVTVEGPQDEALNRGFRKIADYIFGNNTKRSQQGSEKIAMTAPVLEQAAPSEKIAMTAPVLEQGQAGKHIVSFVMPSSYTMDTLPKPNNSEINIREVPERKCAVLRFSGYAPEKKSRAKKEQLLEYAKRDGLEVVGEPILAQYNPPWTPPFMRRNEVLVEIR, from the coding sequence ATGCGTTTCCGTCCAATTCGTATAGTAGCGGTTGTGTTGGTGCTGCTAGTGCTTCTCCTTTTTGGCGCATGGATCGGTGTGGGGTACGCAAGCGTGGCGGGCATTGAAACACCAAAGTACAAGGTCGCTGAAAAACGGGACGGCTACGAAATCCGCGTGTACGAGCCGCTTATCGTCGCGGAAGTGACCGTCGAAGGCCCGCAAGACGAAGCCCTGAATCGGGGGTTCCGCAAGATCGCGGACTACATCTTTGGGAACAATACGAAGCGGTCCCAACAGGGGTCGGAGAAGATCGCGATGACGGCGCCTGTATTGGAGCAGGCTGCCCCGTCCGAGAAAATCGCCATGACCGCTCCCGTGCTTGAGCAAGGACAGGCTGGCAAACACATCGTCTCTTTTGTGATGCCCAGTTCTTACACAATGGACACCCTTCCCAAGCCCAACAACTCCGAAATCAACATACGTGAGGTACCTGAACGCAAATGCGCGGTCTTGCGTTTTTCCGGGTACGCGCCTGAGAAGAAATCGCGCGCTAAGAAAGAGCAACTGCTCGAATACGCAAAACGCGACGGCCTCGAAGTCGTCGGTGAGCCCATCTTGGCTCAGTACAATCCCCCCTGGACGCCTCCATTCATGCGACGCAATGAGGTATTGGTTGAAATACGGTGA
- the shc gene encoding squalene--hopene cyclase — protein sequence MAVTAANQMGSALLPLGDTINAGVKTAIEATQAFLLSQQHADGHWCAELEGDTILESEYILTMHYIGRTQEDRVRKAANYLRRQALREGGWSIYPDGPADVSASAKAYFTLKLLGDSENAPHMVKAREVIRKLGGLDATNSFTRLYLAIFGQYPWEKCPAVPPEILLLPSVAPINLYEMSSWSRGIVVPLSVIWAYKPYCPVPEHANIPELMVENPNEPTRQTGMWPAFFMAIDSTLKAVESSRITPMRAKALRACEKWMIEHFEQSDGIGAIFPPIINSIIALRCLGYPNEHPLTQSQIRELEKLEIEEGETLRVQPCFSPVWDTAYVLHAFVESGMDRSHPELLKASDWLLAKEVRKPGDWKLKNPNAKPGGWYFEYANEFYPDLDDTFEVLTTLRQIHYPDSANEQRKQAALKRGLDWALSMQNVDGGWGAFDRGCDKEYLTQIPFADHNAMIDPSTSDITARGIEALVTMGYSRNHPVMQRALEFVRNQQEADGTWFGRWGVNYIYGTWLALCGLRAAGEDMTSANIQRAAKWLRTVQNSDGGWGESPRSYDDPSQKGKGVSTASQTAWALMGLMATGDYTSPSVLKGITYLLETQNADGTWHEDQWTGTGFPRVFYLHYHYYAIYFPLIALGKFRKFHS from the coding sequence TTGGCCGTAACAGCAGCGAATCAAATGGGCTCCGCGTTGCTCCCATTGGGAGACACAATTAACGCGGGCGTGAAAACGGCTATTGAGGCTACGCAGGCTTTTCTGTTGAGCCAACAGCATGCCGACGGTCACTGGTGCGCCGAACTTGAAGGCGACACGATCCTCGAATCCGAGTACATCCTGACGATGCACTACATCGGGCGCACCCAAGAAGACCGGGTGCGCAAGGCTGCCAATTATCTACGCAGGCAGGCGCTGCGTGAGGGAGGCTGGAGCATCTATCCGGACGGGCCTGCTGATGTCAGCGCTTCGGCCAAGGCGTATTTCACGTTAAAACTCCTCGGGGACAGCGAGAACGCGCCTCACATGGTGAAGGCGCGGGAGGTCATTCGGAAGCTTGGCGGACTCGATGCCACGAATAGTTTCACGCGGCTCTATCTGGCCATCTTCGGTCAATATCCGTGGGAGAAGTGCCCCGCCGTGCCTCCCGAGATTCTGCTTCTTCCATCCGTTGCACCGATCAATCTCTACGAGATGTCGTCATGGAGCCGTGGAATAGTCGTACCGCTGTCGGTGATCTGGGCCTACAAACCGTACTGTCCAGTTCCCGAGCACGCCAACATTCCCGAACTCATGGTCGAGAACCCGAATGAGCCGACTCGGCAGACGGGCATGTGGCCCGCATTCTTCATGGCCATTGACTCAACGCTCAAGGCCGTGGAAAGCTCGCGGATAACGCCTATGCGCGCCAAGGCCTTGCGCGCCTGTGAAAAGTGGATGATAGAACACTTCGAGCAGAGCGACGGCATTGGGGCGATTTTCCCGCCCATAATCAACAGCATTATTGCGCTGCGCTGCCTGGGATATCCGAATGAGCATCCGCTGACGCAGTCGCAGATTCGCGAATTGGAGAAACTGGAAATCGAGGAAGGCGAAACCCTTCGCGTGCAACCTTGTTTTTCTCCGGTGTGGGACACGGCCTACGTGCTTCATGCGTTCGTGGAATCCGGAATGGATCGAAGCCACCCGGAGTTGTTGAAGGCCTCCGATTGGCTACTTGCAAAAGAGGTTCGGAAACCGGGGGACTGGAAACTTAAGAACCCCAATGCGAAACCGGGCGGCTGGTACTTCGAGTATGCCAACGAGTTCTATCCCGATTTGGACGACACTTTCGAAGTGCTTACGACGCTTCGCCAAATCCACTATCCCGATTCGGCAAATGAACAGCGGAAGCAAGCGGCACTGAAGCGTGGCCTGGACTGGGCGCTCTCGATGCAGAACGTGGACGGCGGCTGGGGCGCATTCGATCGGGGCTGCGACAAGGAATACCTGACGCAAATTCCGTTTGCGGATCACAATGCGATGATCGATCCCAGCACAAGCGATATCACAGCGCGCGGAATCGAGGCGTTGGTTACCATGGGGTACTCCAGAAATCACCCTGTGATGCAGCGGGCATTGGAGTTTGTCCGAAACCAGCAGGAAGCGGATGGCACATGGTTTGGACGCTGGGGCGTCAACTACATTTACGGTACGTGGCTCGCTTTGTGCGGCTTGCGCGCGGCTGGCGAAGACATGACGAGCGCGAACATTCAACGCGCCGCAAAGTGGCTTCGGACGGTTCAGAACAGCGATGGCGGTTGGGGCGAGTCGCCTCGAAGCTACGACGACCCCTCGCAAAAAGGCAAGGGCGTCAGCACCGCCTCACAGACAGCCTGGGCGCTCATGGGACTCATGGCGACGGGCGACTACACGTCGCCGAGCGTGCTGAAAGGAATTACGTATCTTCTGGAGACTCAGAATGCCGATGGAACATGGCACGAGGATCAGTGGACCGGGACTGGATTTCCGCGGGTGTTTTACCTGCACTACCACTATTATGCAATCTACTTCCCGTTGATTGCGCTAGGTAAGTTCCGAAAATTTCATTCCTAG
- a CDS encoding family 10 glycosylhydrolase: MKRNFGFINVTTALTLVFALTTLITHAQAQDPQGMTIEQYRAARKEAAHKQRRIIMNNDGNDARTKDQEHTVDNFLMNRSTPLAGSQVDAIFYCTGVFNLYTQPSTETELRGHGDKESLDWAWELTKLGTDSLTEIIKFAHANKMEAFWSMRMNDTHDSGDNALLCKWKQDHPDYLMGKKGDKFPHGGGRWSAVNYGLPEVRDKVFRILADVCTRYDVDGLELDFFRHPVYFKPQMTGEPVTQEHCDMMTELIRRVRVMTEDVGKKRGRPVLISIRVPDSLGYAQGIGLDWERWLKEDLVDIVSLSGYFHLEPWENMVAIGKKYDAPVYACLSGSRVVSPSNPEGGREDAKPLWRGEARAALEAGVSGIYTFNLFSPKSELFREMGSLDTLPKADGPYKQITGDPKTMERWLKGGSGFLKLPL, encoded by the coding sequence ATGAAACGCAATTTCGGTTTCATTAACGTCACGACCGCGCTTACACTCGTCTTTGCGCTCACAACTTTGATCACCCATGCTCAAGCACAAGATCCTCAAGGGATGACCATTGAACAGTATCGTGCTGCGCGTAAAGAGGCTGCACACAAACAACGTCGCATCATCATGAATAATGACGGCAACGACGCGCGCACCAAGGACCAGGAGCATACGGTCGACAACTTCCTGATGAATCGCTCGACACCGTTGGCCGGTTCGCAAGTCGATGCGATTTTCTACTGTACCGGCGTCTTCAATCTCTACACACAGCCGAGCACCGAGACAGAACTGCGCGGCCACGGTGATAAGGAATCACTCGACTGGGCGTGGGAATTAACGAAACTCGGAACAGACTCGCTCACGGAAATTATCAAGTTCGCGCATGCGAACAAGATGGAAGCCTTCTGGTCGATGCGGATGAACGATACGCACGACTCCGGGGACAACGCGCTGCTCTGCAAATGGAAGCAGGATCATCCCGACTATCTGATGGGCAAGAAGGGTGACAAGTTCCCCCACGGGGGAGGCCGCTGGTCGGCCGTGAACTATGGATTGCCAGAAGTCCGCGACAAAGTGTTTCGCATTCTGGCCGATGTATGCACCCGCTACGACGTGGACGGGCTTGAACTTGATTTCTTCCGCCACCCTGTCTACTTCAAACCGCAAATGACCGGCGAACCTGTCACGCAAGAGCATTGCGACATGATGACCGAGTTGATCCGTCGCGTCCGCGTCATGACCGAGGATGTCGGTAAGAAACGCGGACGTCCCGTGCTCATTTCGATTCGTGTTCCCGACTCGCTGGGATATGCACAGGGTATTGGACTGGATTGGGAGCGATGGTTGAAAGAAGACCTTGTCGATATCGTGTCGCTCAGCGGCTACTTCCACCTCGAACCGTGGGAGAACATGGTCGCCATCGGTAAGAAGTACGACGCACCTGTATATGCGTGTCTCAGTGGCTCGCGCGTGGTGTCGCCGTCAAATCCCGAAGGTGGACGAGAAGACGCGAAACCCCTATGGCGAGGTGAAGCACGCGCCGCGCTCGAAGCGGGTGTTAGCGGAATCTACACATTTAATCTGTTCAGTCCCAAGAGCGAACTCTTCCGCGAAATGGGCAGTCTCGACACGCTTCCAAAGGCTGACGGACCCTACAAACAGATCACCGGCGATCCCAAGACCATGGAGCGATGGTTGAAGGGAGGCAGCGGATTCCTGAAGTTGCCATTGTAG
- the hpnH gene encoding adenosyl-hopene transferase HpnH, with amino-acid sequence MRFPLHITMDSIKHQVRNALKGNKRYPMVMMLEPLYTCNLACIGCSTERHTGKLKDRVALDSCFQALDDCGAPIVSICGGEPTLYPELKELIEGIVARKRHIYLCTNAICLADKVYGKIAPHKRLTVNIHLDGMRETHDMVCARKGVFDNAIEMLKEGKRLGYHMYTNTTVYRETEMAEVEELCRVCTEAGVDGMLIAPGYHYETVEKDIFLTRREINEKFAKVMELSKRYRLSSTPMYLEFAAGMRSYNCSPWSTVTFTPKGWKGPCYLLGKQFFETWQEFWTTMDWAYWESREDRACQNCMMHSGFEASAVFELKNSPKDMLRMAAWNLLG; translated from the coding sequence ATGCGATTTCCACTACATATCACGATGGACTCCATCAAGCACCAGGTTCGAAACGCGCTCAAAGGCAATAAGCGCTATCCCATGGTGATGATGCTGGAACCACTGTACACGTGCAATTTGGCGTGTATCGGTTGTTCGACCGAACGGCATACTGGCAAGCTCAAGGACCGCGTCGCACTCGACTCATGTTTTCAGGCGCTGGATGATTGCGGCGCGCCTATCGTGTCGATCTGCGGGGGTGAACCGACTCTCTATCCAGAGTTGAAAGAGCTGATTGAGGGTATCGTGGCGCGCAAACGCCACATCTACTTGTGCACAAACGCAATCTGCCTCGCCGATAAGGTCTACGGGAAGATTGCGCCCCACAAGCGCCTTACCGTGAATATTCATCTTGACGGCATGCGCGAAACCCACGACATGGTGTGTGCGCGGAAGGGCGTATTCGACAACGCGATCGAGATGCTGAAGGAAGGTAAACGCCTCGGCTATCACATGTACACCAACACGACCGTCTACCGCGAAACGGAGATGGCTGAGGTGGAAGAGTTATGCCGGGTATGTACCGAGGCGGGCGTGGACGGCATGTTGATAGCGCCGGGCTATCATTACGAGACAGTCGAGAAGGATATCTTCCTCACACGCCGCGAAATCAACGAGAAGTTCGCCAAAGTGATGGAGCTTTCCAAGCGGTACCGGCTAAGTTCCACGCCCATGTACCTGGAATTCGCGGCAGGCATGCGCAGCTACAACTGTTCGCCGTGGAGTACGGTTACGTTCACCCCGAAAGGCTGGAAAGGCCCCTGCTACCTCTTGGGCAAGCAGTTCTTCGAGACGTGGCAGGAATTCTGGACTACAATGGATTGGGCCTATTGGGAATCGCGAGAAGACCGCGCCTGTCAGAACTGCATGATGCACAGCGGGTTCGAGGCCTCGGCGGTCTTCGAACTCAAGAACAGCCCGAAGGACATGCTGAGGATGGCAGCCTGGAATCTCCTCGGCTAA
- the kdsB gene encoding 3-deoxy-manno-octulosonate cytidylyltransferase: MQVIGSRGVVAVIPARFASTRFPGKVIAPLAGKPLVAHTYYRTCEAALVSRVLVATDDDCVRSALEPLGIPVVMTRPEHPSGTDRIAEVAQGVEADLIVNVQGDEPLIDPHTIDEAIRPLLIDPSLPMATARRLITDPDDIENPNVVKVVCDSRGRALYFSRYPIPYVRDAADRASAPKCHWQHIGLYVYRREFLLDYSRWAPSSLEKLEKLEQLRVLERGYPIAVVDTKYQSIGVDTPEDLEQVRAMLEGALEGRM; the protein is encoded by the coding sequence ATGCAAGTTATTGGAAGCCGGGGAGTTGTGGCGGTAATTCCCGCTCGTTTCGCCTCCACCAGGTTCCCGGGGAAGGTCATTGCGCCGCTGGCTGGAAAGCCTCTTGTGGCACACACCTACTATCGAACCTGCGAAGCTGCGCTGGTTTCTCGCGTTCTGGTCGCCACCGACGACGATTGTGTCCGAAGCGCCTTGGAGCCTCTGGGCATTCCCGTGGTGATGACGCGTCCTGAACACCCCTCGGGAACGGATCGCATTGCGGAGGTTGCCCAAGGAGTGGAAGCCGATCTAATCGTGAATGTGCAGGGCGATGAGCCGCTAATCGATCCCCACACCATCGACGAGGCAATCCGGCCTTTGCTAATCGACCCGAGTTTACCGATGGCGACGGCCAGACGCCTGATTACGGATCCGGACGACATTGAAAATCCCAATGTCGTGAAGGTCGTCTGCGACAGCCGGGGCCGCGCCTTGTATTTCTCGCGGTATCCGATACCGTACGTTCGCGATGCCGCCGACCGCGCTTCCGCGCCCAAGTGCCATTGGCAGCATATTGGACTTTATGTCTATCGGCGCGAGTTTTTGCTTGATTATTCGCGATGGGCTCCGTCGTCGCTGGAAAAGTTGGAGAAGTTGGAACAGTTGAGGGTCTTGGAGCGCGGTTATCCCATCGCGGTTGTCGATACGAAGTACCAGAGCATCGGAGTGGATACGCCGGAAGACTTGGAGCAGGTACGCGCAATGCTTGAGGGCGCGTTGGAAGGAAGGATGTAA
- a CDS encoding CTP synthase, with translation MPRYVFVTGGVVSSVGKGIAAASLGLLLEARGYKVAMMKLDPYINVDPGTMNPFEHGEVFVTDDGAETDLDLGHYQRFTNAKISQKSNMTTGSVYHSVIEKERRGEYLGKTVQVIPHITDEIKRRIRELTAEPEDDADVALIEIGGTVGDIESLPFLEAIRQFNLDVAPTPCCNIHVTLVPYIEAAEELKTKPTQHSVRALRDIGIQPNVIVCRTGTQDLGPDQRRKIAMFCNVTEECIIGAPDVKPVYAIPMNFHRQRLDEIVLRCLGLETREINLSAWEGVIERIVKPKHEVRIAAVGKYTHHGDAYKSINEAFVHAGVANDCRVKLEWVDSETFENGTVPEEALAQFDGVLVGPGFGSRGIEGKIKAVEYVRKAKKPFFGICLGMQIAVIEMTRNCLGLKDANSTEFNTETANPVISLLSEQRGIRELGGTMRLGAYRCELVEKTKARKAYGADSVSERHRHRYEFNNSYRERLEKEAGLVVSGLHTRSDHELVEIIELKDHPWFCASQFHPEFTSTPLKPQPLFRDFVKAALEYRNARAKG, from the coding sequence ATGCCGAGGTACGTGTTTGTAACAGGTGGTGTGGTCTCGTCGGTTGGTAAAGGTATCGCCGCGGCAAGTCTGGGGCTGTTGCTGGAAGCTCGCGGCTACAAAGTCGCCATGATGAAGCTTGACCCGTACATCAATGTGGACCCAGGAACCATGAATCCATTCGAGCACGGAGAAGTCTTCGTGACCGACGATGGAGCGGAAACGGATCTGGATCTCGGACACTACCAGCGTTTCACCAACGCCAAAATCTCACAGAAAAGCAATATGACTACCGGTAGTGTCTACCATTCTGTCATTGAGAAGGAGCGACGCGGCGAGTACCTCGGTAAAACCGTGCAGGTGATTCCCCACATCACCGACGAAATCAAGCGTAGAATCCGCGAATTGACAGCCGAGCCGGAAGACGACGCGGATGTGGCGCTGATTGAAATCGGGGGCACGGTAGGCGACATCGAAAGCCTTCCGTTCCTGGAGGCAATCCGTCAGTTCAATCTCGACGTAGCTCCTACTCCGTGCTGCAACATCCATGTTACCTTGGTACCCTACATTGAAGCCGCGGAAGAATTGAAGACGAAGCCGACGCAGCACAGCGTGCGGGCATTGCGCGATATTGGTATTCAACCCAACGTCATCGTGTGCCGCACGGGAACGCAGGACCTTGGGCCGGACCAGCGCCGGAAGATCGCGATGTTCTGCAATGTGACCGAGGAGTGCATTATTGGAGCCCCCGACGTCAAGCCCGTGTACGCGATTCCGATGAATTTCCATCGGCAGCGCTTGGACGAAATCGTGCTTCGATGCCTCGGACTGGAAACACGTGAGATCAACTTGTCAGCGTGGGAAGGCGTCATCGAGCGCATCGTCAAGCCCAAGCATGAAGTTCGTATTGCCGCTGTCGGCAAATACACGCACCACGGCGATGCGTACAAGAGCATCAATGAGGCGTTTGTGCACGCAGGCGTCGCCAACGATTGCCGCGTGAAACTGGAGTGGGTCGATTCCGAAACCTTCGAAAACGGCACGGTACCCGAAGAAGCCCTTGCACAATTCGATGGCGTTTTGGTGGGTCCCGGTTTCGGTTCGCGTGGCATCGAAGGTAAAATTAAGGCGGTAGAGTACGTTCGCAAGGCCAAGAAACCTTTCTTCGGAATCTGTTTAGGCATGCAGATCGCCGTAATCGAAATGACGCGAAACTGCCTTGGTCTCAAGGATGCAAATTCCACCGAGTTCAATACAGAGACTGCGAATCCGGTGATATCGCTGCTATCGGAGCAGCGCGGTATTCGCGAACTGGGTGGCACAATGCGCTTGGGCGCATACCGGTGCGAACTGGTGGAAAAGACCAAGGCGCGCAAAGCGTATGGCGCTGACTCAGTGTCGGAACGCCACCGGCATCGGTATGAATTCAACAATTCGTACCGCGAACGCCTTGAGAAAGAAGCCGGACTTGTAGTCAGTGGCCTTCATACCCGCAGCGACCACGAATTGGTGGAGATTATCGAATTGAAGGATCACCCCTGGTTCTGTGCGTCGCAGTTCCATCCCGAATTCACGTCGACTCCGTTGAAGCCGCAGCCGCTGTTTCGTGACTTCGTGAAGGCTGCCCTAGAGTATCGAAACGCCCGTGCAAAAGGCTGA
- the ispH gene encoding 4-hydroxy-3-methylbut-2-enyl diphosphate reductase, protein MAIERVVLANPRGFCAGVVRAVDIVEQVLDLVDSPIYVFHEIVHNVHVVDRLRARGAVFVESIADIPEGAVCVFSAHGISPEVRNEANEKGLRVIDATCPLVTKVHLEVIRYAKAGYSIVLIGHAGHEEVEGTMGEAPMHLVSTVSDVESLAVENAEKLIYLTQTTLSLDDTARIVEALRAKFPSIQSPPKDDICYATQNRQNSVKELAAKVDVVLVTGSQNSSNSQRLCEVAASVGVSAYLINDETEIRSEWFEGKRVVGVTAGASAPEDCVRRILDHLKTLGAAVVEELRTATEKVHFSMPREFFALVESLRHTAPGTTQQSMVPSPSAMNQ, encoded by the coding sequence GTGGCAATTGAACGCGTTGTGCTCGCGAATCCGAGAGGATTCTGCGCGGGAGTTGTACGGGCTGTCGACATAGTTGAGCAAGTACTGGACCTCGTGGACTCGCCCATTTATGTCTTTCACGAGATTGTTCATAACGTGCATGTTGTCGATAGATTGCGCGCGCGCGGGGCGGTGTTTGTCGAAAGTATCGCTGATATTCCCGAGGGGGCTGTCTGCGTTTTCAGCGCTCACGGCATCTCCCCCGAGGTTCGCAATGAAGCGAATGAGAAGGGGCTACGCGTAATCGACGCGACCTGTCCGCTCGTAACGAAAGTGCATCTGGAAGTTATTCGTTACGCAAAGGCAGGCTATTCCATCGTTCTGATTGGGCATGCGGGGCACGAAGAAGTTGAAGGTACGATGGGCGAAGCGCCCATGCATCTAGTAAGTACCGTTTCAGATGTGGAATCACTCGCCGTGGAGAATGCGGAGAAGCTTATTTACCTTACGCAGACGACGCTGAGTCTGGATGACACAGCTCGAATTGTGGAGGCACTGAGAGCGAAGTTCCCCTCGATACAGTCTCCGCCGAAGGACGATATATGTTACGCCACGCAGAACCGCCAGAATTCCGTGAAGGAGCTGGCGGCCAAAGTGGATGTTGTATTGGTTACCGGTTCGCAGAACAGTTCGAATTCGCAGCGGCTTTGTGAAGTGGCCGCGAGCGTTGGCGTGTCGGCGTACCTTATTAACGATGAAACTGAAATCCGGAGCGAGTGGTTTGAAGGCAAGCGCGTCGTTGGCGTGACGGCAGGCGCGTCGGCCCCGGAAGACTGTGTGCGCCGGATACTTGACCATCTCAAGACTTTGGGAGCAGCGGTAGTTGAAGAGCTGCGAACGGCCACCGAGAAGGTTCATTTCTCGATGCCTCGCGAATTTTTTGCACTCGTGGAGTCGTTGCGACACACGGCTCCCGGTACAACGCAGCAGAGCATGGTGCCGAGTCCCAGCGCAATGAATCAGTAA
- a CDS encoding lytic transglycosylase domain-containing protein: MVPFAGTQAFSTSTITASEERRASRQSELRQRLLRERREASVRKQGFGAFQSKKGVTILTNRPEKYRNRAGYNEITLEYDPVVIPERFRNRATPESYSTSDIGELVRRYAGQYNVDESLIYAIIKVESNGNPNAVSPKGARGLMQLMPSTAEDMGVKNIHDPAENIAGGTQYIAKLLELFDNDPVNALAGYNAGPENVKKWGGIPPFEETQNYVKKVLGFSKQYSKNGVDASYLNRSFLKAKLPSAEKDIKQVAVVRKEEPKQKFQVKFKRGAVQQAEKVVEEDDYYYIEYQGRSFRVRKSLVDTVTPTPPSRQSAERLTSQM, from the coding sequence ATGGTGCCCTTTGCCGGCACCCAGGCGTTCAGTACCTCAACCATCACTGCCAGCGAAGAGCGGCGCGCTTCGCGTCAATCAGAGTTGCGCCAACGATTGCTTCGAGAGCGGCGCGAGGCCTCAGTGCGAAAGCAGGGGTTTGGTGCTTTTCAAAGCAAGAAGGGCGTTACGATCCTCACCAACCGCCCCGAAAAATACCGCAATCGGGCCGGATACAATGAAATCACCCTGGAATACGATCCTGTTGTAATTCCTGAACGCTTCCGGAACCGCGCTACCCCTGAGTCTTACTCTACCTCTGATATCGGCGAACTCGTGCGGCGCTATGCCGGCCAGTACAACGTCGACGAATCGCTCATCTACGCCATCATCAAAGTCGAGAGTAACGGCAATCCGAACGCAGTGTCTCCAAAAGGGGCGCGTGGTCTGATGCAGCTCATGCCTTCCACAGCGGAAGATATGGGCGTTAAGAACATCCACGACCCCGCCGAAAATATCGCCGGCGGCACTCAATACATCGCCAAACTGCTTGAGTTGTTCGACAACGACCCGGTCAACGCCTTGGCGGGCTATAACGCCGGCCCTGAAAACGTTAAGAAGTGGGGCGGGATTCCTCCCTTTGAAGAAACGCAAAATTACGTCAAGAAGGTTCTTGGGTTCTCGAAACAGTACTCCAAGAACGGGGTCGATGCGAGCTACCTGAATCGGTCGTTTTTGAAGGCCAAACTCCCCTCCGCGGAGAAAGACATCAAGCAGGTCGCGGTAGTGCGGAAGGAAGAGCCAAAACAGAAATTCCAAGTCAAATTCAAACGCGGCGCTGTACAGCAGGCCGAAAAGGTTGTCGAAGAGGACGACTACTACTACATTGAGTATCAAGGGCGCAGCTTCCGTGTCCGCAAGAGCTTGGTGGACACCGTTACCCCCACGCCACCGTCTCGTCAAAGTGCCGAGCGTCTGACGTCCCAGATGTAG